Genomic window (Candidatus Gastranaerophilales bacterium):
AGAACGCCCCACGAAATCATTACCAGGATTCAGCACAATTTCACCATTTGTGTTTTTTGTTATTTTTATCAATTCATTTTTCGGGTGAAAATCCCCGCAAGAAATGCATTTTCTTAAAAATTTATCTTTTCTAGACACGGAGCAGGTCCCTTTCATTGACAATGAAAGCATCTATAGAAATTTCATCAGGACTATAAACTGACTCTATATATTCTTTTAGTCTGTTTTTCGCACACGTTACAGTAGTGGCTTCAGAAGTAACAACCGCCCTGTTTGAATTGGAATAAGCAATATCAACTTCATCGTCCTCTTGAATATTTTTATCAATCAAAATCATTGAAAACGCTACATTATCATTAAAATTTATATAATTATAATCATCTGATAAAGAGCCGACCACAGCTGCCAAAAAGACCTCGTATAAATTTTCATTAATTTGAGGCAAAATCGCCTGAAAATCACCTTTTTTGAAAAACGGTACAAATTTAAGAACTTGGAATATATTTTTTTGGAGCAAAACATCAACCCCAATAATACCAACGTATGGTTTTGCAATTTTTGCGATTTCATCAAGCATGGGGTGTAAAACTCTTGACTTGATTTTAGAC
Coding sequences:
- a CDS encoding YlxR family protein gives rise to the protein MSRKDKFLRKCISCGDFHPKNELIKITKNTNGEIVLNPGNDFVGRSVYICKNLACIENSFKKNRIQKNIRANVTLELNEIIRTVLV